Proteins encoded by one window of Rhodobacteraceae bacterium IMCC1335:
- a CDS encoding flagellar biosynthesis protein FlgJ produces MEPAPTALHGLNRDPSHTDIRLRKAAKDLETSFLAEMLKSAKILKMPDGFSGGAGEAHFQSYLVQGLAEALSTQSRFGLAEAVYSALKNRALND; encoded by the coding sequence ATGGAGCCAGCTCCCACCGCCCTTCACGGGTTAAACCGGGATCCAAGCCATACCGATATCCGTTTACGAAAAGCGGCGAAGGATTTGGAAACCAGCTTTTTGGCCGAGATGCTAAAGTCAGCAAAGATTTTGAAGATGCCAGATGGGTTTAGCGGCGGTGCCGGTGAAGCACATTTTCAATCTTATCTGGTGCAGGGCTTGGCCGAAGCGCTAAGCACACAAAGCAGGTTTGGCTTGGCCGAGGCAGTATATTCTGCGCTAAAAAACCGCGCCTTGAATGACTGA
- a CDS encoding phosphotransferase, with amino-acid sequence MPIASLEKSLHAQGLLQIPAQWVALSGGRSNRVWRVSQAGAQDLCVKLYPQTAWQNPLFANDPAGEYYCLENLHAEKLCPKPLGLVETPQGRCLVYHHHHGVSFSDQTAPVGQLLARIHSRPAVPADSKAIRHAPCGSSELNAHTMQILQRCEGPERALLERLRPTIPVKKPKEVCLIHADPVANNIVISSQTALLIDWQSPALGDPMEDLSHFLSPAMQRLYRGKILNAKQQKQVLNAYQAQYPRFDFARFERLYPHYSWRIAAYCLWQKLQGNSDYSDAFDQELTALKVKA; translated from the coding sequence GTGCCCATCGCCAGTTTAGAGAAATCTTTGCATGCGCAAGGGCTGTTGCAAATACCTGCGCAATGGGTCGCGCTTTCGGGGGGGCGCTCAAACCGCGTTTGGCGCGTTTCACAAGCTGGCGCGCAAGATCTCTGCGTAAAACTATATCCACAAACCGCGTGGCAGAACCCGCTTTTTGCAAATGATCCTGCGGGCGAATATTATTGCCTAGAAAATCTTCACGCAGAAAAGCTTTGTCCAAAGCCACTAGGGTTGGTAGAGACGCCCCAAGGGCGCTGCTTGGTTTATCACCATCACCACGGGGTCAGTTTCAGCGATCAAACCGCGCCAGTCGGCCAATTGCTGGCGCGCATCCATAGCCGGCCCGCGGTTCCGGCCGATTCAAAAGCCATAAGACACGCGCCCTGTGGATCCAGTGAATTAAACGCCCATACTATGCAAATTTTGCAACGATGCGAGGGGCCAGAGCGCGCGCTGTTGGAACGCCTACGGCCGACCATCCCTGTAAAAAAACCAAAAGAAGTATGTTTAATTCATGCAGATCCGGTGGCAAACAATATCGTGATATCAAGCCAAACGGCCCTGCTGATTGATTGGCAAAGCCCTGCTTTGGGTGATCCAATGGAAGATCTAAGCCATTTCTTATCGCCCGCAATGCAACGCCTTTATCGTGGCAAAATACTAAACGCAAAACAGCAAAAGCAGGTTTTAAACGCGTATCAAGCGCAATATCCCCGTTTCGACTTTGCGCGTTTTGAACGATTATACCCGCATTACAGCTGGCGCATTGCCGCCTATTGCCTCTGGCAAAAACTGCAAGGCAATTCAGATTATTCAGATGCGTTTGATCAAGAACTCACAGCATTAAAGGTTAAAGCATAA
- the ubiB gene encoding 2-polyprenylphenol 6-hydroxylase has translation MRGPHNIWRLVRTGATLERTGAMRAVLDAMEAPRALRITARILGWPFAWLGLKGDATMPPAPRALSALGPAYIKFGQILSTRPDLVGHDLAQQLRILQDKLPPFSVAKAKASFAEEIGIDPDQVFSEFSDAVAAASIAQVHKARLLKTGAYVAVKVLRPKIEKAFRKDIDAFYLAARMVQLLSPASRRLRPVDVISHFEGVVMGELDLRLESSAASEFAANTQGVDAGFQLPAVNWPLSGRRVMTLDWAEGAPLGDNEALLAAGHDLAQLGDRVLKLFLSHALRDGYFHGDMHQGNLKVAANGDIIAYDFGIMGHIDEYTRRVYAEILYGFIRRDYKRVAEVHFEAGYVPADRDVDEFARALRAVGEPIFGMDATQISMGRLLSYLFEVTQKFGMETRTELILLQRTMVVVEGVARSLNPQINIWQVARPVVEDYIRKRIGPLALLRDLSKAAGVLARFGPRLPGLVEAALIQQSAPAQQAAPHSTLLRVALFSGAMALGGALVYCLPLML, from the coding sequence ATGCGGGGTCCGCATAATATATGGCGTTTGGTGCGCACGGGCGCCACGCTTGAGCGGACGGGCGCCATGCGCGCAGTTTTAGATGCGATGGAGGCTCCGCGCGCGCTGCGCATCACCGCGCGTATTTTGGGTTGGCCCTTCGCCTGGTTGGGGTTGAAGGGGGATGCAACCATGCCGCCTGCCCCGCGCGCCTTGTCTGCTTTGGGGCCGGCCTATATTAAATTTGGTCAGATATTATCAACCCGGCCAGATTTAGTGGGCCATGATTTGGCGCAGCAATTGCGCATTTTGCAGGATAAGCTGCCGCCATTTTCGGTCGCAAAGGCCAAAGCCAGCTTTGCAGAGGAAATCGGCATAGATCCCGATCAGGTGTTTTCGGAATTCAGCGATGCTGTGGCCGCGGCTTCTATCGCGCAGGTTCATAAAGCCCGTTTGCTGAAAACGGGTGCTTATGTTGCGGTGAAAGTTCTGCGACCCAAAATCGAAAAAGCCTTCCGCAAAGATATTGATGCGTTTTATTTGGCGGCCCGCATGGTGCAGCTTTTGTCACCCGCATCGCGCCGCTTGCGCCCTGTGGATGTGATTTCACATTTTGAAGGCGTTGTGATGGGCGAATTGGATCTGCGCCTTGAAAGTTCGGCGGCTTCGGAATTTGCCGCCAATACGCAGGGTGTTGATGCAGGGTTTCAATTGCCCGCAGTGAATTGGCCCCTATCGGGGCGCCGGGTGATGACGCTGGATTGGGCCGAAGGGGCACCGCTGGGCGATAATGAGGCCCTGCTGGCCGCGGGGCATGATTTGGCCCAGTTGGGGGATCGGGTTCTAAAATTATTTCTCAGCCATGCGCTGCGCGATGGGTATTTTCACGGGGATATGCATCAGGGTAATTTAAAAGTGGCCGCAAATGGCGATATTATCGCGTATGATTTCGGAATTATGGGGCATATTGATGAATATACGCGCCGCGTCTATGCCGAAATCTTATACGGGTTCATCCGCCGCGATTACAAACGTGTGGCAGAGGTGCATTTTGAAGCAGGCTATGTGCCCGCAGATCGGGATGTCGATGAATTTGCGCGGGCATTGCGCGCCGTCGGCGAGCCTATTTTTGGCATGGATGCAACGCAAATATCGATGGGCCGCTTGCTGAGCTATTTATTTGAAGTAACACAAAAATTTGGCATGGAAACCCGAACCGAGCTGATCTTATTGCAGCGAACCATGGTGGTGGTTGAGGGGGTTGCCCGCTCTTTGAACCCGCAAATCAATATTTGGCAAGTCGCGCGGCCAGTGGTTGAGGATTACATTCGCAAACGTATCGGGCCGCTGGCGTTATTGCGCGATTTGTCCAAAGCAGCGGGCGTTTTGGCGCGCTTTGGCCCCCGCCTGCCGGGTTTGGTTGAGGCGGCGTTGATCCAGCAATCTGCACCCGCGCAGCAGGCCGCGCCACACTCAACCTTATTGCGGGTGGCGTTGTTTTCCGGAGCGATGGCTTTGGGCGGCGCCTTGGTTTATTGTTTGCCGCTTATGCTTTAA
- the ubiE gene encoding bifunctional demethylmenaquinone methyltransferase/2-methoxy-6-polyprenyl-1,4-benzoquinol methylase UbiE gives MNDQGETTTHFGFETVSEADKADLVQGVFGSVASKYDIMNDVMSGGVHRIWKDAMMDWLAPRAGQRLLDVAGGTGDISFRFLKRAGRAHATVLDLTEAMLIAGRKRAEAAQMHDQLDWVVGDAMHLPFEDNSFDVYTISFGIRNVTRPQEALNEAFRVLKPGGRLVVLEFSHIPNTTLQWAYDRYSFNVIPVMGQIIANDRDSYQYLVESIRQFPDQETFLSMLRKAGFENAKYRNLTMGIACLHSGWKI, from the coding sequence ATGAATGATCAGGGCGAAACCACAACCCATTTCGGATTTGAAACCGTATCTGAGGCGGATAAAGCCGATCTTGTGCAGGGTGTTTTTGGCAGCGTTGCCTCGAAATATGATATTATGAATGATGTGATGTCGGGGGGCGTACATCGTATTTGGAAAGATGCGATGATGGATTGGTTGGCGCCCCGCGCAGGTCAACGCCTACTGGATGTGGCAGGCGGTACGGGCGATATTTCTTTCCGCTTTTTAAAAAGAGCCGGCCGCGCCCATGCCACGGTGTTAGATTTAACCGAAGCGATGTTGATTGCAGGGCGTAAACGCGCAGAAGCCGCGCAAATGCACGACCAGCTGGATTGGGTGGTCGGGGATGCAATGCATCTGCCATTTGAAGATAACAGCTTCGATGTGTATACGATCAGCTTTGGAATTCGCAACGTCACCCGCCCGCAAGAGGCTTTAAACGAGGCGTTTCGAGTGCTGAAACCGGGCGGGCGTTTGGTGGTGCTTGAGTTTTCACATATTCCCAATACCACGCTGCAATGGGCGTATGATCGCTATTCATTCAATGTCATTCCAGTGATGGGTCAGATTATCGCGAATGACCGCGATAGCTATCAATATCTTGTCGAGTCGATTCGGCAATTTCCCGATCAAGAGACGTTTCTGTCGATGCTGCGCAAAGCGGGGTTCGAAAACGCCAAATACCGTAATCTGACCATGGGGATTGCGTGTTTGCATTCGGGTTGGAAAATCTAG